One window of the Gambusia affinis linkage group LG13, SWU_Gaff_1.0, whole genome shotgun sequence genome contains the following:
- the hcar1-3 gene encoding hydroxycarboxylic acid receptor 3: protein MKRPTETFSSQEVKCQPTCGHTCSASGKIQRHSARMNSGGNMTCRLGNSEVANVLVIIFLTIETLVGLPGSILALWIFCRRMRFWKSHVTFLFNLCLADFLLFLSVPFRIDTHFRGDDWQFGSVWCRINLYMLSVNRSASISFMTAVAIDRYLKVVHPHHPISRLTSTLAHKLSALIWLIVILYRIPLLTIDLLHPVGKKKMCRSFHSYEVLPTAIKMHYVAYILEFFLPLFLLIFCSVKIACQLRRVQMEKARAQRAIRAVMVINMVFILCFMPGVITGLVGHYIKMFHPEECETYKLWINLFMVSIGFTYLNSALDPVIYFFSSSVFHDILKNSFKCKRNISEDSTL from the coding sequence TGTCAACCCACTTGTGGACATACTTGCTCAGCGAGTGGAAAGATCCAAAGACACTCTGCCAGAATGAATTCAGGAGGAAATATGACCTGCCGTCTTGGGAACAGTGAAGTTGCGAACGTGTTGGTGATAATTTTCCTGACTATCGAGACTCTGGTGGGACTGCCAGGCAGCATCCTGGCGCTGTGGATCTTCTGTCGCCGTATGAGGTTCTGGAAATCCCACGTCACCTTCCTCTTCAACCTCTGTCTGGCCGACTTCCTGCTCTTCCTCAGCGTGCCCTTCCGCATCGACACCCACTTCCGAGGCGACGACTGGCAGTTTGGGTCGGTTTGGTGCCGCATTAACCTGTACATGCTGTCCGTCAATCGATCTGCCAGCATTTCGTTCATGACGGCCGTGGCAATCGACCGCTACCTGAAGGTGGTCCATCCGCATCACCCCATCAGTCGACTGACCTCCACTCTGGCACACAAGCTGTCAGCGCTGATATGGCTCATTGTGATTTTGTATCGTATTCCGTTGTTGACGATCGACCTCCTCCATCCGGtgggaaagaagaaaatgtgtcgCAGCTTCCACTCCTATGAAGTCCTCCCTACGGCAATAAAAATGCACTATGTAGCCTACATCCTAGAGTTCTTCCTGCctttgtttttactcattttctgctctgtgaAGATCGCCTGCCAACTACGAAGGGTTCAAATGGAGAAAGCGAGAGCGCAGCGCGCCATCCGAGCTGTAATGGTCATCAATATGGTGTTCATCCTCTGCTTCATGCCAGGCGTCATCACAGGCCTGGTGGGGCACTACATAAAGATGTTCCACCCAGAAGAATGTGAAACCTACAAGTTATGGATCAATCTCTTCATGGTGAGCATTGGCTTCACCTACCTCAACAGCGCCTTGGACCCCGTCATCTATTTCTTCTCCAGCTCTGTTTTTCATGACATTCTGAAGAACTCCTTCAAATGCAAGAGAAATATCAGCGAAGACAGCACCTTATAA